A region of Anopheles merus strain MAF chromosome 2R, AmerM5.1, whole genome shotgun sequence DNA encodes the following proteins:
- the LOC121601712 gene encoding endoplasmin homolog, with the protein MKYLLLLVLGVFLVSGIHQVRADDDDDTLPMVDNDLGASKEGSRTDAEAVKREEEAIKLDGLNVAQIKELREKSEKFTFQAEVNRMMKLIINSLYRNKEIFLRELISNASDALDKIRLLSLTDPSVLDSNRNLEVKIKADKEGKVLHIIDTGIGMTKQDLVNNLGTIAKSGTADFLSKMQDKEKADGQDVNDMIGQFGVGFYSAFLVADRVVVTTKHNDDKQYIWESDAASFSIVEDPRGNTLERGSQVSLHLKEEALDFLEDDTVKQLIKKYSQFINFPIYMWTSKEVEEEVAVEEEVTEKPAKSEDSTDEEEEDVKVEEEEATDSDKPKTKKVKKTVWNWEIMNDSKPIWTRKVSDVTDEEYTEFYKSLTKDTSEPLTHTHFIAEGEVTFKSLLFVPKVQPSESFNKYGTKADNIKLYVRRVFITDEFNDMMPNYLSFIRGVVDSDDLPLNVSRETLQQHKLIKVIKKKLVRKALDMIKKIDKEQYEKFWKEYSTNIKLGIMEDPSNRSRLAKLLRFQSSSTKNKEYTSLSDYVARMKPKQDNIYFIAGPNRAEIEKSPFVERLLSRGYEVLFLVEAVDEYSISALPEFDGKRFQNVAKEGFTLNESEESKARFEELKTEYEPLLKWLNDVALKDKIAKAQLSERLSNSPCALVASMFGWTGNMERLALANAHQKTDDPQRHYYLNQKKTLEINPRHPLMRELLRRVEVDADDIVAKDMAVLMFNTATLRSGFQLPETADFADSVERMMRQTLGVSLDEQPEQEEFVDEPAAGGEEGGAAADEEEESIDADGGDHDEL; encoded by the exons ATGAAGTACTTGCTACTTCTAGTACTGGGTGTGTTCCTGGTGTCAG GAATTCACCAAGTGCGTGcggatgatgacgatgacacACTGCCAATGGTGGACAATGATCTCGGCGCCTCGAAGGAAGGCTCGCGCACCGACGCGGAGGCGGTCAAGCGCGAAGAGGAAGCCATCAAGCTGGACGGTCTGAACGTGGCCCAGATCAAGGAGCTGCGGGAAAAGTCGGAAAAGTTCACGTTCCAGGCGGAGGTGAACCGCATGATGAAGCTCATCATCAACTCGCTGTACCGCAACAAGGAGATTTTCCTGCGTGAGCTGATCTCGAACGCTTCGGACGCGCTGGACAAGATCCGCCTGCTGTCCCTGACCGACCCGTCCGTGCTGGACAGCAACCGCAACCTGGAGGTGAAGATCAAGGCCGACAAGGAGGGCAAGGTGCTGCACATCATCGACACCGGCATCGGTATGACGAAGCAGGATCTGGTGAACAATCTCGGCACGATCGCGAAGTCGGGCACGGCCGACTTCCTGTCGAAGATGCAGGACAAGGAGAAGGCCGACGGGCAGGACGTGAACGATATGATTGGCCAGTTCGGTGTCGGCTTCTACTCGGCGTTCCTGGTGGCCGACCGGGTCGTGGTGACGACGAAGCACAACGACGACAAGCAGTACATCTGGGAGTCGGATGCGGCCAGCTTCAGCATCGTGGAGGACCCGCGCGGCAACACGCTGGAGCGCGGTTCGCAGGTCTCGCTGCACCTGAAGGAGGAAGCGCTCGACTTCCTGGAGGACGATACGGTGAAGCAGCTGATCAAGAAGTACTCGCAGTTCATCAACTTCCCGATCTACATGTGGACGAGCaaggaggtggaggaggaggtggcCGTCGAGGAGGAGGTGACCGAGAAGCCGGCAAAGAGCGAGGACAGcacggacgaggaggaggaggacgtgaaggtggaggaggaggaggcgaCCGACAGCGACAAGCCGAAGACGAAGAAGGTGAAGAAGACGGTCTGGAACTGGGAGATCATGAACGACAGCAAACCGATCTGGACGCGCAAGGTGAGCGACGTGACCGACGAGGAGTACACCGAGTTCTACAAGAGCCTGACGAAGGACACGTCCGAACCGCTGACGCACACGCACTTCATTGCCGAGGGCGAGGTCACGTTCAAGTCGCTGCTGTTCGTGCCGAAGGTGCAGCCGTCGGAGAGCTTCAACAAGTACGGCACCAAGGCGGACAACATCAAGCTGTACGTGCGGCGCGTGTTCATTACGGACGAGTTCAACGACATGATGCCGAACTATCTGAGCTTCATCCGGGGCGTGGTCGATTCGGACGATCTGCCGCTGAACGTGTCGCGCGAAACGCTCCAGCAGCACAAGCTGATCAAGGTGATCAAGAAGAAGCTCGTGCGCAAGGCGCTGGACATGATCAAGAAGATCGACAAGGAGCAGTACGAGAAGTTCTGGAAGGAGTACTCCACCAACATCAAGCTGGGCATCATGGAGGACCCGAGCAATCGATCGCGCCTGGCCAAGCTGCTCCGCTTCCAGTCGTCCTCGACGAAGAACAAGGAGTACACCAGCCTGTCCGACTACGTGGCGCGCATGAAGCCGAAGCAGGACAACATCTACTTCATCGCCGGGCCGAACCGTGCCGAGATCGAGAAGTCGCCGTTCGTCGAGCGTCTGCTGTCCCGCGGCTACGAAGTCCTGTTCCTGGTGGAGGCCGTCGACGAGTACAGCATCTCCGCGCTGCCCGAGTTCGACGGCAAGCGCTTCCAGAACGTCGCCAAGGAGGGCTTCACGCTGAACGAGTCGGAAGAGTCGAAGGCCCGGTTCGAGGAGCTGAAGACGGAGTACGAACCCCTGCTGAAGTGGTTGAACGACGTCGCACTGAAGGACAAAATCGCCAAAGCCCAGCTGTCCGAGCGACTGTCCAACTCGCCGTGCGCTCTCGTTGCGTCGATGTTCGGCTGGACCGGTAACATGGAGCGGCTGGCGCTCGCCAACGCTCACCAGAAGACGGACGACCCGCAGCGCCACTACTACCTGAACCAGAAGAAAACGCTCGAAATCAACCCGCGCCATCCGCTGATGCGCGAGCTGTTGCGCCGCGTCGAGGTCGATGCGGACGATATCGTGGCGAAGGATATGGCGGTGCTGATGTTCAACACGGCCACGCTGCGGTCCGGCTTCCAGCTGCCGGAGACGGCCGACTTTGCCGACAGTGTCGAGCGGATGATGCGCCAAACGTTGGGCGTTTCGCTGGACGAGCAGCCCGAGCAGGAAGAGTTCGTGGACGAGCCGGCGGCTGGCGGTGAGGAGGGTGGCGCTGCCGCCGACGAGGAGGAAGAATCCATCGATGCCGATGGTGGTGACCACGACGAGCTGTAA
- the LOC121590414 gene encoding sulfotransferase 1C4 yields the protein MPFPYSVDFVEPKQNEQLLKDFHGERTGFVQVGEKRWFFPSRFKQYAESLYSFEARPDDTWIVTYPRSGTTWSQEMVWLLCNELDFETAKSIPLTQRFPFLEFHLFVHDEVKAEFLKENEHDVESMKFIEQLSQPAGFMLAEMKTPRFIKTHLPISLLPPSVFEQKAKIIYVARNPSDVVVSYYHLNRLYRTQGYVGDFETFYNYFEKDLTPWSPYWEHIKEGWAERDRENVLFMYYEDMKRNLPDTIRKTAAFLGKSFSDEQIDTMCTHLDIRNFRHNKSVTCEELKAVGILNSGEQGFVRNGQVRGNAEEMTDDIKRRLNEWTERNLNGTDIRFPDC from the exons ATGCCGTTCCCATACAGCGTAGACTTTGTAGAgcccaaacaaaacgaacagtTGCTGAAAGATTTTCATG gagAACGTACCGGATTTGTACAAGTCGGCGAAAAGCGATGGTTTTTCCCGTCCCGCTTCAAGCAGTATGCGGAAAGCTTGTACTCTTTCGAAGCACGCCCGGACGACACGTGG ATCGTCACCTATCCACGGTCGGGCACCACATGGTCGCAGGAGATGGTTTGGTTGCTATGCAACGAGCTTGATTTTGAAACCGCGAAAAGCATTCCGCTGACGCAGAGATTTCCCTTCCTGGA ATTCCACCTGTTTGTGCACGATGAAGTGAAGGCTGAATTTTTGAAGGAAAACGAGCACGACGTAGAAAGCATGAAGTTCATCGAACAACTTTCTCAACCGGCCGGTTTCATGTTGGCGGAAATGAAGACGCCCCGATTCATCAAAACACATCTGCCCATCTCGCTGCTACCGCCGAGTGTGTTTGAGCAGAAGGCAAAG ATCATCTACGTCGCACGGAACCCTTCCGATGTGGTTGTGTCCTACTACCATCTCAATCGGCTGTACCGAACGCAAGGATACGTTGGAGATTTTGAAACCTTTTACAACTATTTTGAAAAAGATTTAA CACCCTGGTCGCCGTACTGGGAACACATCAAGGAAGGTTGGGCTGAGCGGGATCGGGAAAATGTGCTGTTCATGTACTACGAGGACATGAAGCGCAACTTGCCGGACACAATACGCAAGACGGCAGCCTTTCTGGGTAAAAGCTTCTCCGATGAGCAGATCGACACCATGTGCACCCATCTGGACATTCGGAACTTCCGCCACAACAAATCGGTCACATGCGAGGAGCTGAAAGCCGTGGGCATACTCAACAGTGGCGAGCAAGGGTTCGTCCGCAATGGTCAGGTTCGGGGCAATGCGGAAGAGATGACGGACGATATCAAACGACGGCTTAATGAGTGGACGGAACGCAATTTGAACGGAACCGATATCCGGTTTCCCGATTGTTAG
- the LOC121590416 gene encoding RPII140-upstream gene protein: MLRSTVYRLCVPGGFVSAGLLPFTLNDHDQVKIDTKTVQSMYEEAPGDKQTGVERLQMMFTIDEFGRVSSELNSIYQAGFLGFLFGACYGGFVNSRVAYMNFLERNQATAFQSSFEAKKKLQDQVTLNFAKGAFRWGWRLALFTTSYVGIQTVVSVYRGKSSLYEYLAAGGVTGAMYKFSMGLRGMASGGLVGLALGGLAGGLSLGIMRATGTTMEEVRFWQYKWHTNREQAIRDSMKKQTDAEEEPLLTHHHNKFGTANLDLDAIEAEKRKIQLAVERETLMKKLEQEEQVEAVAAAAAATAAATAAAAVKK, translated from the exons ATGCTTCGAAGTACGGTGTACCGGCTCTGTGTTCCGGGCGGATTTGTGTCGGCTGGACTGCTACCGTTCACGCTCAACGACCATGATCAGGTCAAAATCGACACCAAAACCGTACAGAGCATGTACGAGGAGGCGCCCGGTGACAAACAAACCGGCGTGGAGCGGCTACAGATGATGTTTACGATTGA TGAATTTGGCCGAGTATCGAGCGAGCTCAACTCCATCTATCAGGCCGGCTTTCTTGGCTTCCTGTTCGGCGCTTGCTACGGTGGGTTCGTGAACTCCCGCGTCGCCTACATGAACTTCCTCGAGCGCAACCAGGCAACGGCGTTCCAGTCTAGCTTCGAGGCAAAAAAGAAACTGCAGGACCAGGTTACGCTCAACTTCGCCAAGGGTGCATTCCGTTGGGGTTGGCGTTTGGCACTGTTCACCACCAGCTATGT TGGCATTCAAACGGTCGTGTCGGTGTACCGAGGGAAATCCTCCCTGTACGAGTATCTGGCCGCAGGTGGCGTTACGGGCGCGATGTACAAATTCAGCATGGGGCTGCGCGGGATGGCCTCCGGTGGGCTCGTTGGCCTGGCGCTCGGCGGTCTGGCCGGTGGACTGTCGCTCGGGATAATGCGTGCGACCGGTACCACGATGGAGGAGGTTCGATTTTGGCAGTACAAATGGCACACGAACCGCGAGCAGGCGATACGCGACTCGATGAAAAAGCAAACCGACGCGGAAGAGGAACCGTTACTAACGCACCATCACAACAAGTTCGGCACCGCCAACCTCGATCTCGACGCGATCGAGGCGGAAAAGCGCAAGATTCAGCTGGCGGTGGAGCGGGAAACGTTGATGAAAAAGTTGGAACAGGAAGAACAGGTGGAAGCGGTAGCGGCTGCGGCTGCGgcaactgcagcagcaacagcagcggcagcggttaaaaaataa